ATGTCGGAGTCCTCCAGGGCGATGCATCCTTCCGTCCAGTCGACACCGCGGCCGCCGTGGCCGTGGATCTCGATCAGTCCACCGATATTGGTCCGCGGGGATATCCGCCCATCCAGAACGGCCTGTTGAAATCTCTCGCGGTCACCCTCATTCGGATAATCGAGCCGCAGGGCTTTGTGAAACCGCGTCTTTTCGGGACCGAGTTTCAAGACGATGCGGTAGATCCCCTCCGGGGTCATCTGATCCCCTTGGTGCATCTTATCCCCCATCCATTGCCGGCCCAGGTCGACCTTGTACTTTTGGATCCTCTTCCCCCGCACGTAGAGATCGCAGGCATGGTCGAGCTTCCGGACGATGAGGACGGGTTGACCTGTCTGTCGTGACCAATCAAGCGTCTCCCGCGCCCAAAATTCCCAGTCATCGGAAGACTTCAGATATCGGTCGAGCCGGCCCTGGATCTGCTCTTCAATCCAGGAAACGCTGTCTGAGACAATTTGTGATTTAAGGATCGATTCTTCATACATTTCCCGGTCAAGGAGCCAATCACTCTCCTCAAGCAGGATATCGAGTCGTCCCAGCAATCGGCGCGTATCCGGCCGGGCCGGATGTTGCGCGAGAAGTTCTCGCGCTTGGGACAAGGCCCCCGCCGCGCTCATGATTCTCTCCATCGCGAGCAGGGTCAGCGAGTCCTGCGCCGCCCGCGTGACGGATTCTGCTTCCGCCGCCTTGAGCGCAGCGCCTTCAATCGTTCGGAGAGCCGGTGTAAAGTCACGCAAGAAGTAGAGACGCCGCCCCTGTCGTTTCATTCTTTCGCCGGCGACTTGGAGGGAATCCTCAGACGCCTCGAGGAGTCCGGCGGCATACTGCTCAGCGCCCGACTCCCTGGCCCTCTGACAGGCGTCCTGCACCGCCCAAAGCGCTTTCAGAGGGGGCATCGGCCGCTTGATGTAGAGAATCACGGCGGCCAACGCCGCGCAAAATAGCAGCCCGGAGATGCGAAGAATGATCTTGCCGGTGCGGTGACTCATGAATCCTCACCGCCCGGATCCCATGCGAGGGATCCGGGCGACTTGGTGACTTTCAGTTTATGTCAGTTAGGGCTTTTTCGTTCCGGATGTCTGTTGAATAGCCATGGCGGCGCGAATCTCATCGGAAATGCCGCCGGCCTTTGTCAACACCACCATCGCATTCGACTTGGCGCTCATAAAATTTCCATCATCGTAGGCCGCTTGGGCTTCCTCCAAGCTCGGCGCGAGGGCATTCAGGTCGGCCTTCATGAGTTCAATGTCGGCGCGATTCCCCTTGCCGACCGGCGCATTGACCAGAAGATCGCGGCTCGCATTGAGGGCCTGTTCCGCTTCAAAGATCATCGCCAGGGCTTCTTCTTTTGTACGTTCCTTGGCGATGCCGGCGCTTTCCCGAGCAGCTGAGGCGAGTGAACAGGATTCGGCTAATAGGTCACGCGCATGGTCGTATTTCCTGGTCAATGAGAATTTGGAATCCTGCTCGGATATCAATCGCTGCGCAACTTCGAGCGACTCCCGGGCCGCGCTGTACTCCCGGTAGGCATAATCCTCCGCTTCCGCCTCGCGGGCTGTGGCAAGGCTCTCTTGCGCCGCTAAAAGCTCGGTATCCGGCGCCTTGCTACATGAGGTCGCCAGGCCAAGGGCCAGCAGACAAGCCCCAAGAACCAATGATCTTTTTACTAAAACCAACGTCTTCATGGCACCCAACTCCTTCTCCATACCATGGAGTTACATCACTCCAAGGAGGAACCCGCGGCAGCCACGGCTGTGCGGGTAAACCCCCGGTGGCACCGCGCCGGAACGGAGCCCTTCAAAGGGCTATGGAAAGAGCCCTCCCGGGGGAGGGCCTCCATAAGGGAACCGTTTGTCATTTTTTCGATTCCGCCAATATCTATAATACAGGGATTCCCGGCGGATTCAAGATTTTCAACATATTTTTGTATAAAAATGAACATTTTATGCGCCGCCCAACATCCCCAAACCCCCTGGGCGATCAAGCTGCACGGCCTGCAAGATGATGTTTTCAGAGGATGTGCCCCCGGCAGGACTCGAACCTGCGGCCTACGGTTTAGGAAACCGTCGCTCTATCCACCTGAGCTACGAGGGCGTAATGACTTACAGAGACGGGATTCGTCTCTTCTACCGTTTCTTCTACCGAATATACCCTTAAGGCCTCTCGTCTCACAATATCAACAGCGGTCCCGTGATACCTTTTTAGCTGGGGAGCGAGACCGGCCCCCAAATCCCCATGCCCGTACACTCGATCTTGTGTTAAGCTTCTAGCAATCGGAAGTGAAATCAAGGTCTTAGGAGATCGACTGTTTCCAGTTCAAGTACGCTCCGGCAGACCGACACACTGTGAATATCCAATGATCTGTGCCATTGATTTTCGGCACTTAAAAGGAATGAAGTCTCTAAAATGATCCGGTCTGGGATACGAATTGGAGCTACGATTCTCTTGGTTCTTGCTTGGACACCATCCCAATCTCTTGTCCAAGAAGGGCCTCACTTGATCGATTTGAGTCATCTAGCCTCTCAGCTTCCCTACGAAGCGATGCGGGATCCCGAGCTTAGCCTGTTGGATAACAACACTCGCAACCGGGGCCAAATTGTCGGCGATCTTGACGGTGATGGCCTCGACGAGATCATAGTAGGTGTGGAGATGGGCCTGCTCGCTTGTAAATATAACCATTCCCAGCTTTTCGTGTTATGGCAGCAGAACCTACCACAGAGCTTCCTTCAAGAGGGTCCACCCATCGGCCTGGGATGCACATCAGATATTGATGGCGATGGCGCGGATGAAATATTTCTGACTGCTACTCTTCCCGACAAGAATATGTCGCGGCTCTGGGGTTTCGATACGGCACGGAATCAGATCATCTGCGATATCAATCTGCCGGTCGGGCCCGATCGCAATGGGGACGGGATATGGGATGGCTACTACCTAGCCGCCGGAACACTAACCAACATCTGCGAAGATGGGCATGCAGCGGTTCTTCTACAGTGCATCGTCCACTATGATGCCTATCCCAGAGGGTTGATTGCCATCGACCCAAGAGACGGCACAGAGATCTGGCGTTTCGACATGGGGCCCAATCCCATTCAGAATGCACTTTGGATCGGTAATTTAGATGAGGACGGCTATGATGAAGTCATTTGCACCAGCACCTCCCCCGCTAATCTGAAGGGAGATCTAATCAATAGTACCAGCGATGACAAATCCTGGTTGTTCGCGATCGATCACGATGGAGAGCTGATCTGGCGGCAGCCTTTGGGGGAATATTTCTTCGCCTCACAACTCATTGTTGCTGATCTTGATGGCGATGGTGTCTCTGAAATCGCCACTGCAACCAGACACCATGGGGCCGGCGATTTCGAGGATCAGCTGACCGTACACGCGTTGAGAACAGGTGAACCTCTATCACAAATTAGCGTTACATCGAGCTATCTAGGATTGGAGTTTCTTCCCTCCACTGAGGAGATGGGTGGATACTTGTTCACTGGTTCTCATGAAAATCATATCTCACGTTATCGTTTCGATGGCCATGATCTGATCTGCGATCGAATTGCTCAACTGGATTCAGGGGCCAATATCATGGCAAGCGGACAATGCTTGCCTTCGACAGGAATGGAACTCATCGCCTCTACGGGAGCCGGGGATATACTCATCCTGGATGAGAATCTGTCAGCCTTGGCGAGTTATCCGTTCGAAATCCCTATAGCCGGTGTTCTGAAGGGAACTATTTGGCAACCCCCGAGAAGCTCATCTAGATTTATCACCTATACGTCACAGGGGAGACTCGCTCTTTCGTTTCAACCGGCTCATATTCGAAGCCTCGGATGGCTGTGGATGTTATTGGGCTTGGCGGGCGCGATAAACACTGCCGCAATTTTTTGGTGGAGAAGGAATCGCCAAAAGAGCCTCCAACCTGAACTTTTGCCAAAGTCAATTGATCGCGAAGCATTACGGCGCGTTTTGAACACAGCCGAATTGTCAGGACATGGCCAACTCAAGGCGATTGGGGGGCTGAAACGTGTTGTCTGGCAACTTGGGAGTGCCCTCGATGAGGAAAGCGACGTAATCAAAATCGAAGATGGGCTTAAACATAGCTTGACAGACTATCGAGCGTCCATTCATGACACCTTAGAGGGGTTCCTCTCAAATACACATAATTCCGGTTATCAATTGGATCTGGTTCGGCGTACTCAACCAGCACTTGCCAAAGTCTGGTCGATTATTCAGGAAATTGAAGGTGAGGAACTTCCCAGGCATACAGCAAAAGATATCTATGACCGGCTAGAGTCACCCACCGCCATCGCCGTCGATGGCATCAACCATTTAGTAATCCAATTAGTGGAATTCTTCACTGTTGATGCAGGTGAAATGGTCACCTGC
This sequence is a window from Candidatus Eisenbacteria bacterium. Protein-coding genes within it:
- a CDS encoding L,D-transpeptidase, with protein sequence MSHRTGKIILRISGLLFCAALAAVILYIKRPMPPLKALWAVQDACQRARESGAEQYAAGLLEASEDSLQVAGERMKRQGRRLYFLRDFTPALRTIEGAALKAAEAESVTRAAQDSLTLLAMERIMSAAGALSQARELLAQHPARPDTRRLLGRLDILLEESDWLLDREMYEESILKSQIVSDSVSWIEEQIQGRLDRYLKSSDDWEFWARETLDWSRQTGQPVLIVRKLDHACDLYVRGKRIQKYKVDLGRQWMGDKMHQGDQMTPEGIYRIVLKLGPEKTRFHKALRLDYPNEGDRERFQQAVLDGRISPRTNIGGLIEIHGHGGRGVDWTEGCIALEDSDMDDLFDRVPVGTQVAIVGTHASDVKN
- a CDS encoding GHKL domain-containing protein; translation: MIDLSHLASQLPYEAMRDPELSLLDNNTRNRGQIVGDLDGDGLDEIIVGVEMGLLACKYNHSQLFVLWQQNLPQSFLQEGPPIGLGCTSDIDGDGADEIFLTATLPDKNMSRLWGFDTARNQIICDINLPVGPDRNGDGIWDGYYLAAGTLTNICEDGHAAVLLQCIVHYDAYPRGLIAIDPRDGTEIWRFDMGPNPIQNALWIGNLDEDGYDEVICTSTSPANLKGDLINSTSDDKSWLFAIDHDGELIWRQPLGEYFFASQLIVADLDGDGVSEIATATRHHGAGDFEDQLTVHALRTGEPLSQISVTSSYLGLEFLPSTEEMGGYLFTGSHENHISRYRFDGHDLICDRIAQLDSGANIMASGQCLPSTGMELIASTGAGDILILDENLSALASYPFEIPIAGVLKGTIWQPPRSSSRFITYTSQGRLALSFQPAHIRSLGWLWMLLGLAGAINTAAIFWWRRNRQKSLQPELLPKSIDREALRRVLNTAELSGHGQLKAIGGLKRVVWQLGSALDEESDVIKIEDGLKHSLTDYRASIHDTLEGFLSNTHNSGYQLDLVRRTQPALAKVWSIIQEIEGEELPRHTAKDIYDRLESPTAIAVDGINHLVIQLVEFFTVDAGEMVTCLIGLQAHDLAEAGITVEIQTPSNGKAPLCIIEASELRFILENLLGNAIEAMCESIKRTLTVSFHEFNETLSIRVSDSGIGVPPEKRESIFEVGISAKSNGGLGLPQSRVLLREWKGELNLEYSEVGSGSSFLLRIPKPRAGGNDDRTPISSNH